One Amycolatopsis sp. NBC_00355 genomic window carries:
- a CDS encoding methanogen output domain 1-containing protein yields the protein MDWFLDRQDRASASLLRREITGYLARHAVGQAEQIDDAALIVAELLANAYDHGRGDIWVSLQWTEVRPVLEVHDMGEAFALPREAPSAEQYRGRGLWIVSQFSSELAVAAKRAGGKVVRSVLPVARPVELSIDPPARRAGPLPALSEARPEGGFGRESFLRALVVQLSTAVEQQQGPEAAQRAIAQVAADIGGQMEQEYRDAIAVRAAQLTPEQIAECLVRLKAAIGGTFQVVEITGDRLVFVNSDCPFGAAVRQSPSLCRMTSSVFGGIAARNVGSSAVTLEERIAMGDPQCRVVVHLGEAAAKAENAHRYAATV from the coding sequence GTGGATTGGTTCCTTGACCGGCAGGACCGCGCCTCCGCGTCGCTGCTGCGCCGTGAGATCACCGGCTACCTCGCCCGGCACGCGGTCGGCCAGGCCGAGCAGATCGACGACGCCGCGTTGATCGTGGCGGAGCTGCTCGCGAACGCCTACGACCACGGCCGCGGCGACATCTGGGTGTCGCTCCAGTGGACCGAAGTCCGGCCCGTGCTCGAAGTGCACGACATGGGCGAGGCGTTCGCGCTGCCGCGGGAAGCGCCCTCGGCGGAGCAGTACCGCGGGCGTGGCCTGTGGATCGTGTCGCAGTTCTCCTCCGAGCTGGCCGTGGCCGCGAAGCGCGCCGGCGGGAAGGTCGTGCGGTCGGTGCTGCCCGTGGCCCGCCCGGTGGAGCTGTCGATCGATCCGCCCGCGCGCCGCGCCGGCCCGCTGCCCGCCTTGTCCGAGGCCCGTCCCGAGGGCGGTTTCGGCCGGGAGAGTTTCCTGCGCGCTCTGGTCGTGCAGCTGTCGACGGCCGTCGAGCAGCAGCAGGGCCCGGAAGCGGCGCAGCGCGCGATCGCCCAGGTCGCGGCCGACATCGGCGGTCAGATGGAGCAGGAGTACCGCGACGCCATCGCCGTGCGGGCGGCCCAGCTGACCCCCGAGCAGATCGCCGAATGCCTGGTGCGGCTGAAGGCGGCGATCGGCGGCACGTTCCAGGTCGTCGAGATCACCGGCGACCGGCTGGTCTTCGTCAACTCCGACTGCCCGTTCGGCGCCGCGGTGCGCCAGTCGCCGTCGCTGTGCCGGATGACGTCCTCGGTGTTCGGCGGCATCGCGGCCCGCAACGTCGGTTCGTCGGCGGTGACGCTGGAGGAGCGCATCGCGATGGGCGATCCCCAGTGCCGGGTGGTCGTCCACCTCGGCGAGGCGGCGGCGAAAGCGGAGAACGCCCACCGCTACGCCGCGACGGTCTGA